Proteins found in one Thalassomonas actiniarum genomic segment:
- a CDS encoding efflux RND transporter periplasmic adaptor subunit: MEAIVPPPLRLDLKIRELVQRGKTTYVIKEPDKQEYYHFDQAQYQMLILFDNKKTLEQLVETFNQQSQQYEFDLEALQDIYDSCKDLHLLKRSRQEETAALLERNREERRKKILQAKGSLLFLRFHLVDPNAFFDRIIDRIRFLWTPTAVRWQISLVAVAFVLVLFQGERFLQDFNRIYLSNQGNLGGLLAIWFIALGAIALHECGHGLTCKHFGGDVHDMGFLFLAFQPCLYCNVNDAWLFEHKRHKIYVALAGVWVELLLAALAALLWLLIDISNPLGFVAFVLMTISTASSLFINLNPLLKFDGYYILTDMLEMENLRQNSTAWFSWSIKRHILRLDTEPPLSPSPREKRIYLIYGGLVALYMTIILSAIGIIGYGLVSREFGFFANLGFIYLFYLLMKKLTGSWGETLVHWHKTFFWSSSKRQKRTLGGLLLILLVLIFWQPQMRIRSHGIIESTRVTLYAPQNAFVTYVGYDQQRQLATMPTPLLLSLSSPELNLTREAYLAEQAALRLQQTIALSEKEQAKNRQLLIQLALIQDKLAQVDHQLRQLDIYPPPGHWQVEGMPPQALQGRFFEQNGEILTLVDATERYIDVIVDQRDVYLLQTGNVGRIKLTGSPAEIYQGKITTISPVATLEDVEQSFKVRMQLLPTENVHPAPLGLSGDALIFGEHQPLWRHIFHEIRKILRADLWL, encoded by the coding sequence ATGGAAGCCATAGTTCCGCCACCGCTGAGACTCGATTTAAAGATCCGTGAACTGGTGCAGCGGGGAAAAACCACCTACGTCATCAAAGAACCGGATAAACAGGAGTATTATCATTTCGATCAGGCCCAGTACCAGATGCTGATCCTGTTTGATAATAAGAAAACCCTGGAGCAGCTGGTGGAAACCTTTAACCAGCAGTCGCAGCAATATGAATTTGACCTCGAAGCCCTGCAGGACATATACGACTCCTGCAAAGACTTACATTTACTCAAACGCAGCCGCCAGGAAGAAACCGCCGCTTTGCTGGAAAGGAACCGGGAAGAGCGGCGGAAAAAGATCTTGCAGGCCAAAGGCAGTTTGCTGTTCCTGCGTTTTCACCTGGTCGACCCCAATGCTTTTTTTGACCGCATTATCGACCGCATCCGTTTTTTATGGACACCGACGGCGGTACGCTGGCAAATCAGCTTAGTGGCCGTCGCCTTTGTTTTAGTCCTGTTTCAGGGAGAGCGATTTTTACAGGACTTCAACCGTATTTACCTCAGCAACCAGGGCAACCTCGGCGGCCTGCTCGCCATCTGGTTTATTGCCCTGGGGGCCATCGCCCTGCATGAATGCGGCCATGGCCTCACCTGCAAGCATTTCGGCGGCGACGTGCACGATATGGGCTTTTTGTTTTTGGCATTCCAGCCCTGTCTGTACTGTAATGTCAATGATGCCTGGCTGTTTGAGCATAAACGCCATAAAATTTATGTCGCCCTGGCCGGTGTCTGGGTCGAACTCTTGCTGGCGGCACTGGCGGCCCTGCTATGGCTGTTAATCGATATCTCCAATCCCCTGGGTTTTGTTGCTTTTGTCCTGATGACCATCAGCACCGCCAGTTCGCTTTTTATTAACCTCAATCCGCTGCTCAAGTTCGACGGTTACTATATCCTCACCGATATGCTGGAAATGGAAAACCTGCGGCAAAATTCCACCGCCTGGTTTTCCTGGTCCATTAAGCGCCATATACTGCGGCTCGATACCGAGCCGCCACTGAGTCCTTCGCCGCGGGAAAAACGCATTTATCTGATCTATGGCGGCCTGGTCGCCCTGTATATGACCATCATTCTCAGTGCTATTGGCATCATAGGTTATGGTTTGGTTTCCAGGGAGTTCGGCTTTTTTGCCAATCTCGGCTTTATCTATCTGTTTTACCTGTTGATGAAAAAACTCACCGGCAGCTGGGGGGAGACCTTAGTGCACTGGCATAAAACTTTTTTCTGGAGTTCCAGCAAGCGGCAAAAGCGCACCCTTGGCGGCCTGTTGCTGATATTACTGGTACTGATTTTCTGGCAACCCCAGATGCGTATCCGCTCACATGGCATCATAGAAAGCACCCGGGTGACACTTTATGCCCCGCAAAACGCTTTTGTGACCTATGTCGGTTATGATCAGCAAAGGCAGCTGGCGACAATGCCAACCCCTTTACTTTTATCCCTGTCTTCTCCCGAGCTCAACCTGACCCGGGAAGCCTATTTGGCGGAGCAGGCGGCGCTGAGGTTACAGCAAACCATAGCCCTGTCGGAAAAAGAGCAGGCCAAAAACCGCCAGCTACTGATACAGCTGGCACTGATCCAGGACAAACTCGCCCAGGTGGACCATCAGCTCAGGCAACTGGATATCTACCCTCCTCCCGGCCACTGGCAGGTGGAAGGCATGCCGCCGCAGGCGCTGCAGGGACGTTTCTTCGAGCAAAACGGCGAAATACTGACCCTGGTGGACGCCACAGAGCGCTATATCGATGTCATCGTTGACCAGCGCGATGTTTACCTGCTGCAAACCGGCAATGTCGGACGGATAAAACTGACCGGCAGCCCGGCCGAGATCTACCAGGGGAAAATTACCACTATCTCGCCAGTGGCCACCCTGGAAGATGTCGAACAAAGTTTCAAGGTCAGGATGCAGCTATTACCGACAGAAAATGTCCATCCGGCGCCGCTGGGGCTATCGGGTGATGCCCTGATCTTTGGCGAGCACCAGCCGCTTTGGCGGCATATTTTCCATGAAATCAGAAAAATATTGCGGGCAGACTTATGGTTATAA
- a CDS encoding TolC family protein, producing the protein MTIAGSIDLLKPVKRLIKPALLLFSAGLSSMAQGSAKLSFEQITELAFKQNPILLGQQENTYAKDASEKAAFRQLLPNFSASSSGEKVLQGDAADTPDDTLYSARLTLSQPLYRPALVANYKKSALDQLDARLNLARTREQLLFDLKSAWYQLLTAQLLVAESQESLERLKQHQANAEHMYANALIWSNDVLQAKVRVSSGLQELLVSKNNVLDAKRQLNILMDREITFAFDTRGQLDYSPVKWRYQDAVNYTLGHRAELKQTQLDIDIARQDRNIAKADMKPSLDLNLQRGSSAFNSSFDNSVTETQVTLSLQWNFWQWGKTSQQVAAVDYNLRRLSLDLRQQKNQFQADVHAVWLKLQEADNNLKVLQQSLALAKENFRVSQIRYKEQLGSSNDVLDAQDLLTQTRSNHIQALGQFLTAKAELDYVIGVPVNAQGQLQP; encoded by the coding sequence ATGACGATAGCCGGTTCCATAGATTTACTTAAGCCAGTTAAGCGCCTCATTAAGCCGGCACTGCTGCTGTTCAGCGCCGGCCTCAGCTCTATGGCCCAGGGCAGCGCCAAACTCAGCTTTGAGCAAATTACCGAACTGGCATTTAAGCAAAACCCGATATTATTGGGGCAGCAGGAAAATACCTATGCTAAAGATGCCAGCGAAAAAGCCGCCTTTCGCCAACTCCTGCCCAACTTTTCAGCAAGCAGTAGCGGGGAAAAAGTGCTCCAGGGAGATGCCGCCGATACGCCTGACGATACCTTGTACTCCGCCCGGTTAACCTTGTCGCAACCCCTGTATCGCCCCGCACTTGTGGCTAACTATAAAAAGTCCGCCCTGGATCAGTTAGACGCCCGCCTCAACCTGGCGCGCACCCGGGAGCAACTGTTATTTGATCTCAAAAGCGCCTGGTATCAGTTATTAACCGCCCAGCTGCTGGTGGCCGAATCACAGGAATCCCTTGAACGCCTCAAACAACACCAGGCTAATGCCGAGCATATGTACGCCAATGCCCTGATCTGGAGTAATGATGTATTGCAGGCCAAGGTCAGGGTCTCCAGCGGCCTGCAGGAACTGCTGGTCAGTAAAAATAACGTCCTCGATGCCAAACGTCAGTTGAATATTTTGATGGACCGCGAAATCACCTTTGCCTTTGATACCCGGGGGCAGCTTGACTACAGCCCGGTAAAATGGCGCTATCAGGATGCCGTCAATTATACCTTGGGCCATAGGGCCGAACTGAAACAGACACAGCTTGATATTGATATTGCCCGACAAGATCGTAATATCGCCAAAGCCGATATGAAACCCAGCCTGGATCTCAATCTGCAGCGGGGTTCCAGCGCCTTTAACTCAAGTTTTGATAATTCCGTCACCGAAACCCAGGTGACTTTATCGCTGCAGTGGAATTTCTGGCAATGGGGTAAAACTTCACAGCAGGTTGCCGCCGTAGACTACAACCTGCGCCGGTTATCTTTAGATCTGCGGCAACAGAAAAACCAATTCCAGGCGGATGTCCACGCCGTGTGGCTGAAGTTACAGGAGGCAGACAATAACCTTAAGGTCTTGCAACAATCGCTGGCACTGGCCAAAGAAAATTTCCGCGTCAGCCAGATACGCTACAAGGAGCAACTGGGCAGCTCCAATGACGTGCTCGACGCCCAGGATCTGCTCACCCAAACCCGGAGCAACCATATCCAGGCGCTGGGACAGTTTTTAACCGCCAAGGCCGAACTCGATTATGTTATCGGGGTACCGGTCAATGCCCAGGGCCAGCTGCAACCTTAA
- a CDS encoding efflux RND transporter periplasmic adaptor subunit — protein MVIKRLISAYFLLSGLMYLLPAMAADAAGKIDPSIHLRGVVLPGEQVKIAFSQGGLLLEMLGNGKSAAKGEILARIDDNKARADMHKNQALMQSASSALKAAEHKRSKTARLVKENILSDIALVEADFEIEMAKSKEQAARAQLALSKIALANCVIYAPFDGTIVTQDASINEWVKSGTPIMEYATLNQLVLSIDVPPDFIQYLNPGQETAITINQQVVGKVQLKQIFPHIDPASGLRRIIWSVQADNNQILSGRYVELENWLPQQ, from the coding sequence ATGGTTATAAAAAGGCTTATTTCAGCTTATTTCCTGCTATCCGGCTTGATGTATCTATTGCCGGCAATGGCGGCTGATGCCGCCGGGAAAATCGATCCCAGCATACATTTACGCGGCGTAGTGCTGCCGGGTGAACAGGTCAAAATAGCCTTTTCACAGGGAGGACTATTGCTGGAAATGCTGGGCAACGGCAAGTCGGCAGCCAAGGGGGAGATACTGGCGCGCATAGATGATAACAAGGCCAGGGCGGATATGCACAAAAACCAGGCCCTGATGCAGTCGGCATCTTCTGCCCTGAAAGCAGCCGAGCATAAACGCAGTAAAACTGCGCGACTGGTCAAAGAAAATATCCTCTCGGATATCGCCCTGGTAGAAGCCGACTTTGAAATTGAGATGGCAAAATCCAAGGAGCAGGCCGCCCGGGCACAGCTGGCGTTATCAAAAATCGCCCTGGCCAACTGCGTGATTTACGCCCCCTTCGACGGTACCATAGTCACACAGGATGCCAGCATTAACGAATGGGTCAAGTCCGGCACCCCGATTATGGAGTATGCCACATTAAACCAGTTAGTGCTGTCCATTGATGTGCCCCCTGATTTTATTCAATACCTGAACCCGGGACAGGAAACCGCGATTACCATCAATCAGCAAGTGGTGGGCAAGGTGCAATTAAAACAGATCTTTCCCCATATCGATCCCGCCAGCGGTTTACGGCGCATCATCTGGTCTGTGCAAGCAGACAATAACCAAATCTTATCAGGCCGCTATGTCGAATTAGAAAACTGGTTGCCGCAGCAATAA
- a CDS encoding GAF domain-containing protein yields MDAQQQQIRQLEKTIKRLTISRQLLQEFISNVKGVKQLVAIVFDRVLEALDAESGSLWLVDKTKNQNVCHLAKGTAKNRVIGLRLPFGVGVVGAVVENQQPELIMDCGKDPRFNAEVDKNTGFITHSMICVPLTVSNESYGAIQVINKRSGVNHRFDEEDCELVKELAVAASLSMRNARLLEVESLVKEMNILMTISKEVVATLDIEQVLDYVVNKTNELVEITGGAIALWDENRKVLKLRVLSGGEAIDIKQDKQQEQLALMEQIRTLGRSSYVADRLSYKKTLKGGANAWLNYLEKHELNAFWAVPLEDDEGVLGVLWFESDKSHFAGQGKTDLLHILATQATVALRNASLFKSIPFSATLSNIGQKGQKMLATGKKKSLTLILASILLLEVLHYAPFFRFVSGQTIVEARLGVGAFLPVAGRVENIMVKEGQTVKSGDIIAKLDPALPRLTLVEAEAKLAILDRQIIEARAESDAALMSKSAIERAAANAQVVKARYDLEQVNIRAPIDGIVLTPRPQELTGRYFALGEEIMRFVNPENLLVIVHIPETDLTDIEVGQRVKGVMRSQPGEYFTGIVRHIGQAYETPNTVLESSSELESEETNTGFIAEVEIAHAPYQLRPGMTGQAIITTPKTSALVKIWRRISNFFAFNFGW; encoded by the coding sequence TTGGACGCTCAACAACAACAAATACGCCAACTGGAAAAAACCATCAAGCGCTTGACGATTTCACGCCAGCTTTTACAGGAATTTATCAGTAATGTAAAAGGGGTGAAACAGCTGGTAGCGATCGTGTTTGACCGGGTATTAGAAGCCCTGGACGCAGAGTCCGGCTCTTTGTGGTTAGTGGATAAAACAAAAAACCAGAATGTCTGCCACCTGGCCAAAGGCACCGCCAAAAACCGGGTGATCGGCCTGCGTTTACCTTTTGGTGTCGGCGTGGTCGGCGCCGTGGTCGAAAACCAGCAACCTGAGCTGATCATGGATTGCGGCAAAGATCCCCGCTTTAATGCCGAAGTCGATAAAAATACCGGCTTTATCACCCATTCGATGATTTGTGTGCCCCTGACCGTCAGTAACGAGTCTTACGGCGCCATCCAGGTGATCAACAAAAGAAGCGGCGTTAACCACAGGTTTGATGAAGAAGACTGCGAGCTGGTAAAAGAGCTGGCGGTTGCCGCCTCGCTGTCGATGAGAAACGCCCGCCTGCTGGAAGTAGAAAGCCTGGTCAAGGAAATGAATATCCTGATGACCATTTCCAAGGAAGTGGTCGCTACCTTGGACATAGAACAGGTACTCGATTATGTCGTCAATAAAACCAATGAACTGGTAGAAATCACCGGCGGCGCCATTGCCTTATGGGATGAAAACCGCAAGGTGCTCAAACTCAGGGTGTTATCCGGCGGCGAGGCCATAGACATCAAACAGGACAAACAGCAAGAGCAACTGGCGCTGATGGAGCAAATCAGAACCTTAGGGCGCAGCTCTTATGTTGCCGACCGCCTCAGCTATAAAAAAACCCTCAAAGGCGGTGCTAACGCCTGGCTCAACTACCTGGAAAAACATGAATTAAATGCCTTTTGGGCGGTGCCGCTCGAAGACGATGAAGGGGTTTTGGGGGTGCTCTGGTTTGAAAGCGATAAGTCCCATTTTGCCGGCCAGGGCAAAACCGATTTATTGCATATTCTCGCTACCCAGGCCACGGTCGCCCTGCGCAATGCCAGTTTATTTAAAAGCATCCCCTTTAGCGCCACCTTAAGCAATATCGGCCAAAAAGGGCAAAAAATGCTCGCCACCGGCAAGAAAAAATCCCTGACCCTGATCTTAGCCTCGATATTATTGCTTGAAGTGCTGCATTACGCGCCTTTTTTCCGCTTTGTTTCCGGCCAGACCATAGTCGAAGCCAGGCTCGGTGTCGGCGCCTTTTTACCTGTGGCCGGGCGGGTGGAAAACATCATGGTGAAAGAAGGACAAACGGTGAAGTCGGGAGATATTATTGCCAAACTCGACCCCGCCCTGCCCAGGCTCACCCTGGTAGAAGCCGAGGCAAAACTGGCGATTTTAGACCGGCAAATCATTGAAGCCCGGGCGGAGTCGGATGCCGCCTTAATGAGCAAATCCGCGATCGAGCGGGCGGCGGCAAACGCCCAGGTGGTCAAAGCCAGGTACGATTTGGAGCAGGTCAATATCCGCGCCCCCATAGACGGTATCGTTTTAACCCCCAGGCCCCAGGAATTAACCGGACGCTATTTTGCCTTAGGGGAAGAAATCATGCGTTTCGTCAACCCCGAAAACCTGCTGGTGATCGTCCATATCCCGGAAACCGATTTAACCGACATCGAAGTCGGCCAAAGGGTCAAAGGCGTTATGCGCTCCCAGCCGGGAGAGTACTTTACCGGCATTGTCCGCCATATCGGCCAGGCCTATGAAACCCCCAATACCGTACTCGAGTCTTCTTCCGAACTCGAAAGCGAAGAAACCAATACCGGCTTTATTGCCGAAGTGGAAATCGCCCATGCCCCCTATCAGCTGCGCCCCGGCATGACCGGACAGGCCATTATCACCACCCCGAAAACCTCGGCCCTGGTCAAGATATGGCGCAGGATCAGCAATTTCTTTGCCTTTAATTTCGGCTGGTAA